The Nocardioides sp. S5 genome includes a window with the following:
- a CDS encoding glycosyltransferase: MPDIASLEGDPAYDVTWPWTSGEPLEPGLTCVFRVRNEARNLPWVLPPVFSAVDHVLLVDNGSDDGTADVARRVADECGAGDRLTVLDYPHRVSRAGGEHLATPATSVHSLTHFYNWCFSHVRTTYSMKWDGDMVLTPEGAGILRDLAWQLQPTRAIVAMPRHPLTVVDPSTGWLDLSLRFLEPWVYPMGPDFTFVKAFDWELREFPAGVERIVLQQGLVLEVKWLDADEYAHWRRDGVDFTNTRLYRKLREFEVDEAIRNGDPEALGGLVKVTAPEGVHIIDHVSRDWLWRQPRPLVQHSLPSSLKHRAPKEGARP, from the coding sequence GAGCCGCTGGAGCCCGGGCTGACGTGTGTCTTCCGGGTCCGCAACGAGGCGCGCAACCTGCCGTGGGTGCTGCCGCCGGTCTTCTCCGCGGTCGACCACGTGCTGCTCGTCGACAACGGCTCGGACGACGGCACCGCCGACGTGGCGCGCCGGGTCGCCGACGAGTGCGGGGCAGGCGACCGGCTGACCGTCCTGGACTACCCCCACCGGGTCTCGCGCGCCGGCGGCGAGCACCTGGCCACGCCCGCGACGAGCGTCCACTCGCTGACCCACTTCTACAACTGGTGCTTCTCCCACGTCCGCACGACCTACTCGATGAAGTGGGACGGCGACATGGTGCTCACGCCCGAGGGCGCGGGCATCCTCCGCGACCTCGCGTGGCAGCTGCAGCCGACCCGCGCGATCGTGGCGATGCCGCGCCACCCGCTGACCGTCGTCGACCCCTCCACCGGCTGGCTCGACCTGTCGCTGCGCTTCCTCGAGCCGTGGGTCTATCCCATGGGCCCGGACTTCACCTTCGTGAAGGCCTTCGACTGGGAGCTGCGCGAGTTCCCGGCAGGCGTCGAGCGGATCGTGCTCCAGCAGGGGCTGGTGCTCGAGGTCAAGTGGCTCGACGCCGACGAGTATGCCCACTGGCGGCGCGACGGCGTCGACTTCACCAACACCCGCCTCTACCGCAAGCTGCGTGAGTTCGAGGTCGACGAGGCGATCCGCAACGGCGACCCCGAGGCGCTCGGCGGGCTGGTGAAGGTGACCGCGCCCGAGGGCGTGCACATCATCGACCACGTCAGCCGCGACTGGCTCTGGCGCCAGCCGCGTCCCCTGGTGCAGCACTCGCTGCCGTCGTCCCTGAAGCACCGAGCGCCGAAGGAGGGCGCGCGACCGTGA